One segment of Gadus chalcogrammus isolate NIFS_2021 chromosome 8, NIFS_Gcha_1.0, whole genome shotgun sequence DNA contains the following:
- the agfg1b gene encoding arf-GAP domain and FG repeat-containing protein 1b, translating into MATSAKRKQEDTHLKMLREMTSLPPNRRCFDCDQRGPTYANMTVGSFVCTTCSGVLRGLNPPHRVKSISMTTFTQHEIEFLQKHTNEVCKHIWLGLYDDRTSVVPDFREPQKVKEFLQEKYEKKRWYVPPEQARPVSTVQAGVSGSSASSTGSTPEVQPLKTLQLTKTPPRKSPGLGRTKVHLGGQEKKFDLLSALGGDIFAGPPAQAAGSANFANFAHFPTQSAASQGHSNANFANFEAFGNSGIPSHLSTSPSTSFSSGGGIPIPSISSVVPSQCQMGSSSEDRYAALAELDNQLSSSAPTGSNVQGNVFGPALGSSPAQTQSVLTSMQHGFGAVPSTNPFVPSAVAPEMANNPFQSNGRPPPPASFATGSMSMPAGFGNAPSYCLPTSFSGSFGQPFPGQAPGPYPQPGAYHPQPNGPVYPMYGHTKPTMAPFGQAGAGHGLSNNPFMASTGAFSAGGSSSNPFL; encoded by the exons ATGGCGACGAGTGCGAAACGAAAACAGGAGGACACACATCTGAAGATGCTCCGGGAGATGACCAGCCTTCCCCCGAATCGGAGATGCTTCGACTGCGACCAACGTGGCCCGACCTACGCCAACATGACCGTGGGCTCGTTCGTCTGTACCACTTGCTCTGGGGTCTT GCGAGGGCTGAATCCCCCACACAGAGTAAAGTCCATCTCTATGACCACATTCACACAGCATGAGATCGAGTTCCTACAGAAACACACCAATGAG GTCTGTAAACACATCTGGTTGGGTCTCTATGACGACAGGACCTCAGTTGTTCCTGACTTCCGGGAACCGCAGAAAGTGAAAGAATTCCTTCAGGAGAAATATGAGAAGAAAAGATG GTATGTCCCCCCGGAGCAGGCCCGGCCAGTGTCCACCGTCCAGGCCGGCGTGTCGGGCTCCTCGGCCAGCAGCACCGGCAGCACCCCGGAGGTCCAGCCCCTCAAGACCCTGCAGCTCACCAAGACCCCCCCACGCAAG tctCCTGGACTGGGTCGCACCAAGGTGCACCTCGGTGGGCAGGAGAAGAAGTTTGACCTGCTGTCTGCCCTGGGAGGGGACATCTTTGCCGGTCCGCCCGCGCAAGCCGCCGGCTCGGCCAACTTTGCCAACTTTGCACATTTTCCGACGCAATCAG CTGCCTCTCAGGGTCATTCAAATGCCAACTTTGCCAACTTCGAGGCTTTTGGAAACTCTGGAATCCCATCCCATCTGAGCACGTCACCCTCCACCTCATTTTCGTCAG GGGGTGGAATTCCCATCCCCTCCATCTCCAGTGTGGTTCCCTCCCAGTGCCAGATGGGCAGCTCCTCCGAGGACCGCTACGCTGCCCTGGCTGAGCTGGACAACCAACTCAGCTCCTCAGCCCCCACCGGCAGCAATGTGcaagg GAATGTCTTTGGACCGGCGTTGGGGAGCTCGCCCGCACAAACTCAATCCGTCTTAACCAGCATGCAACATGGCTTCGGAG CGGTACCTTCCACAAACCCCTTTGTTCCCTCAGCCGTCGCCCCAGAGATGGCCAACAATCCTTTCCAGAGCAACggcagacctcctcctccag CCTCTTTCGCGACTGGCTCTATGAGCATGCCTGCTGGCTTTGGGAATGCCCCCTCCTACTGCCTCCCGACCAGTTTCAGCGGAAGCTTCGGGCAGCCCTTCCCTGGCCAGGCCCCAGGCCCCTACCCCCAGCCTGGGGCCTACCACCCACAACCCAATG GCCCTGTTTACCCCATGTACGGTCACACCAAGCCCACCATGGCCCCCTTTGGCCAGGCTGGGGCCGGCCATGGCCTGTCTAACAACCCCTTCATG GCCTCTACTGGAGCGTTCTCTGCTGGAGGATCCTCCAGCAACCCCTTCCTGTAG